The following proteins are encoded in a genomic region of Micromonospora olivasterospora:
- a CDS encoding GlxA family transcriptional regulator codes for MTRSPHRIAVLAVDGVVGLDLGTPSQVFGSARDADDARLYAVDTCTPGGHPVRSSAGFRVLPDHGLDLVEAAATVVVPGVHGSAPVVDGTVDPDVVAALRAAHARGARIMSICTGAFVLAAAGLLDGRRATTHWAYADRFRRLHPRVDLDPDVLFIDGGDVLTSAGVAAGMDLCLHVVRTDHGSEVANRAARRCVVPPWREGGQAQYIERPVPQATRTGTAATREWARQRLHEPVALRDLAAHARMSVRTFTRHFRSETGLSPAQWLLQQRTEHARLLLETTDLSVEQVARRSGFGTAAALRQRLHERVGVSPSTYRRTFRPRA; via the coding sequence ATGACCAGGTCGCCGCACCGGATCGCCGTGCTCGCCGTCGACGGGGTGGTGGGCCTCGACCTCGGCACCCCGTCCCAGGTCTTCGGGTCCGCCCGCGACGCCGACGACGCCCGCCTGTACGCGGTGGACACCTGCACCCCGGGCGGCCACCCCGTACGCAGCAGCGCCGGCTTCCGGGTGCTGCCCGACCACGGGCTCGACCTGGTCGAGGCGGCCGCCACGGTGGTGGTGCCCGGCGTCCACGGCAGCGCCCCCGTGGTCGACGGCACCGTCGACCCGGACGTGGTCGCGGCGCTGCGCGCGGCGCACGCCCGGGGCGCGCGGATCATGTCGATCTGCACGGGCGCGTTCGTGCTCGCCGCCGCCGGCCTGCTCGACGGGCGGCGGGCCACCACCCACTGGGCGTACGCCGACCGGTTCCGCCGGCTGCACCCGCGGGTGGACCTGGACCCGGACGTGCTGTTCATCGACGGCGGCGACGTGCTCACCTCGGCCGGTGTCGCCGCCGGAATGGACCTGTGCCTGCACGTCGTCCGCACCGACCACGGCAGCGAGGTGGCCAACCGGGCGGCCCGGCGCTGCGTGGTGCCGCCGTGGCGGGAGGGCGGCCAGGCACAGTACATCGAGCGCCCCGTCCCACAGGCCACGCGGACGGGCACCGCCGCCACCCGGGAGTGGGCCCGGCAGCGCCTCCACGAACCGGTCGCCCTGCGCGACCTGGCCGCGCACGCGCGGATGAGCGTACGCACCTTCACCCGGCACTTCCGCTCCGAGACCGGGCTCAGCCCGGCCCAGTGGCTGCTCCAGCAGCGCACCGAGCACGCCCGGCTGCTGCTGGAGACCACCGACCTCTCCGTCGAGCAGGTGGCCCGGCGATCCGGCTTCGGCACGGCCGCCGCCCTCCGCCAGCGCCTGCACGAGCGCGTCGGCGTGTCTCCCTCCACCTACCGACGCACGTTCCGCCCCCGCGCGTGA
- a CDS encoding vWA domain-containing protein encodes MAGNRFRYGQWRGGPDPLAPPYDVRAAVDAVGAEVLSGGSLREALRDLLRRGPQGRGGLDDLAARARRLRREAMRRGDLDGAVTRARALLDQALAAERDELRGRNGDDARFAEAVLDSLPRSTARAVQELAEYRWASDEARQTYQRILDGLRGEVLEQRFAGLRDAARAAADPAAQQRLAEMMRDLNDLLARHARAEDTTDAFAEFMRRHGEFFPERPETVDELVDVLARRAAAAERLMRSLPDRQREELAGLMRQSLGDRLAGELAALGENLRALRPDLNWHRGERIRGEQPLGYGAATGALDEIAELDELLDSLDQDHPGASLDDVDVEAVARTLGRDAADDVRRLRELERELRRQGWVTRDADGLTLSPKALRRLAGTALRRVFADLTAGPRGQHDLRSAGAAGEVSGASRPWEYGDEQPLDVVRTLTRAVRRGGPGVPVQLAVEDFEVVETERRASAAVVLCVDLSYSMISQGRWGPMKQTALALSHLVATRFPQDALQIVGFGREAAPLSQQELAAVEPDLRQGTNLQHALRLAGRHLRRHPGAEPVVLVVTDGEPTAHLDPDDGEALFHWPPLRETIEATIREVDRLTRAGATLNLFMLGDDPGLRRFVDAVARRSRGRMFTPDLDDLGEYVVSDYLRARHGRR; translated from the coding sequence GTGGCGGGCAACCGGTTCCGGTACGGGCAGTGGCGCGGCGGCCCCGACCCGCTCGCCCCGCCGTACGACGTGCGGGCCGCGGTGGACGCCGTCGGCGCGGAGGTGCTGTCCGGCGGCAGCCTGCGCGAGGCGCTGCGCGACCTGCTGCGCCGCGGCCCGCAGGGCCGGGGCGGCCTGGACGACCTGGCGGCCCGGGCGCGGCGCCTGCGCCGGGAGGCGATGCGCCGGGGCGACCTGGACGGGGCGGTGACCCGGGCCCGGGCCCTGCTCGACCAGGCGCTCGCCGCCGAGCGCGACGAGCTGCGCGGCCGGAACGGCGACGACGCCCGCTTCGCCGAGGCGGTGCTGGACAGCCTGCCCCGGTCGACCGCCCGGGCGGTGCAGGAGCTCGCCGAGTACCGGTGGGCGAGCGACGAGGCGCGGCAGACGTACCAGCGGATCCTCGACGGGCTGCGCGGCGAGGTGCTGGAGCAGCGGTTCGCCGGGCTGCGGGACGCGGCGCGGGCCGCCGCCGACCCGGCCGCGCAGCAGCGGCTCGCCGAGATGATGCGCGACCTCAACGACCTGCTGGCCCGGCACGCCCGCGCGGAGGACACGACCGACGCGTTCGCCGAGTTCATGCGCCGGCACGGGGAGTTCTTCCCGGAACGCCCGGAGACGGTCGACGAGCTGGTGGACGTGCTGGCCCGCCGGGCCGCCGCGGCCGAGCGGCTGATGCGGTCGCTGCCGGACCGGCAGCGCGAGGAGCTGGCCGGGCTGATGCGCCAGTCCCTCGGCGACCGGCTGGCCGGGGAGCTGGCCGCGCTGGGCGAGAACCTGCGGGCGCTGCGCCCCGATCTGAACTGGCACCGGGGCGAGCGGATCCGTGGCGAGCAGCCGCTCGGCTACGGTGCGGCGACGGGCGCGCTCGACGAGATCGCCGAGCTGGACGAGCTGCTGGACTCCCTCGACCAGGACCATCCGGGGGCCAGCCTCGACGACGTGGACGTCGAGGCGGTGGCCCGGACGCTGGGCCGGGACGCCGCCGACGACGTACGCCGGCTGCGGGAGCTGGAGCGGGAGCTGCGCCGGCAGGGGTGGGTGACCCGGGACGCCGACGGGCTGACGCTGAGCCCGAAGGCGCTGCGCCGGCTGGCGGGCACCGCCCTGCGCCGGGTCTTCGCGGACCTGACCGCCGGGCCGCGCGGGCAGCACGACCTGCGCTCGGCGGGCGCGGCCGGCGAGGTCAGCGGGGCGTCGCGGCCCTGGGAGTACGGCGACGAGCAGCCGCTCGACGTGGTGCGTACCCTCACCCGGGCGGTGCGCCGGGGCGGTCCGGGCGTGCCGGTGCAGTTGGCGGTCGAGGACTTCGAGGTGGTGGAGACCGAGCGCCGGGCGTCGGCGGCGGTGGTGCTCTGCGTCGACCTGTCGTACTCGATGATCTCGCAGGGGCGCTGGGGGCCGATGAAGCAGACGGCGCTGGCCCTGTCGCACCTGGTGGCGACCCGGTTCCCGCAGGACGCCCTGCAGATCGTCGGGTTCGGCCGGGAGGCGGCGCCGCTGAGCCAGCAGGAGCTGGCCGCGGTGGAGCCGGACCTGCGGCAGGGCACCAACCTCCAGCACGCGCTGCGGCTGGCCGGCCGGCACCTGCGCCGGCACCCGGGCGCGGAGCCGGTGGTCCTCGTCGTCACCGACGGGGAGCCGACCGCCCACCTCGACCCGGACGACGGGGAGGCGCTGTTCCACTGGCCGCCCCTGCGCGAGACGATCGAGGCCACGATCCGCGAGGTGGACCGGCTGACCCGCGCCGGCGCCACGCTCAACCTGTTCATGCTCGGCGACGATCCGGGCCTGCGCCGCTTCGTCGACGCGGTCGCCCGGCGCAGTCGGGGCCGCATGTTCACCCCCGACCTCGACGACCTCGGCGAGTACGTCGTCTCCGACTACCTCCGCGCCCGCCACGGCCGCCGCTGA
- a CDS encoding class I SAM-dependent methyltransferase — MITHAYYREKLASVYDRMYPFIEVDTGHTVDLLSRLVPPPARVLELGVGTGRLALPLADAGYRVRGIDGSAAMLARLKEKDPEGRVEVELADFTSSHTGGTYDLIFTVLNTFFSAVTREQQLGCLRLVREQLEPEGRFLMEVFEPTLFHGLDQPSFSVRHLGDKGVMLDMLSVDRSRQLMVGTHTVIDGGVPETTQHVVRYAFPSELDLLAELSGLRLVDRWGDFTGQPFTSASHRHVSVYARADHEPR; from the coding sequence ATGATCACTCACGCGTATTACCGCGAGAAATTGGCAAGCGTCTACGACCGGATGTACCCCTTCATCGAGGTGGACACCGGCCACACCGTCGACCTGCTGAGCAGGCTCGTTCCTCCGCCCGCGCGGGTCCTCGAACTGGGCGTCGGGACGGGCCGGCTGGCGCTCCCGCTCGCCGACGCGGGATACCGGGTGCGCGGCATCGACGGGTCGGCGGCGATGCTGGCCCGCCTCAAAGAGAAGGATCCGGAGGGCCGGGTCGAGGTCGAGTTGGCCGACTTCACCTCCTCGCACACCGGCGGGACGTACGACCTGATCTTCACGGTGCTCAACACGTTCTTCTCCGCCGTGACCCGGGAACAGCAACTGGGCTGCCTACGCCTGGTACGAGAGCAGCTGGAGCCAGAGGGACGCTTCCTGATGGAGGTGTTCGAGCCGACCCTGTTCCACGGCCTGGACCAACCGTCGTTCTCCGTCCGGCATCTCGGGGACAAGGGCGTGATGCTCGACATGCTGAGCGTGGACCGGTCGCGGCAACTCATGGTGGGCACCCACACCGTCATCGACGGAGGCGTACCCGAGACGACGCAGCACGTCGTGCGCTACGCGTTCCCCAGCGAGCTGGACCTGCTCGCGGAGCTGAGCGGCCTGCGCCTCGTGGACCGGTGGGGCGACTTCACCGGTCAGCCGTTCACGAGCGCCAGTCATCGGCATGTCTCCGTCTACGCGAGGGCGGACCACGAGCCGCGCTAG
- a CDS encoding magnesium chelatase, with protein sequence MSPSTRGRTTSRASVGRVTEPNQVLPAPPADLPATLGALRAAGHRHRTVKQELRDNLLARMRTGEERFPGIVGYDDTVLPEVERALLAGHDMVLLGERGQGKTRLIRSLVALLDEWTPVIPGSVLNEHPMRPLTPAARALVAERGDDLPIGWLHRSVRYGEKLATPDTSVGDLIGDVDPVRVAQGRTLGDPETIHFGLVPRTNRGIFAVNELPDLAERIQVALLNVLEERDIQVRGYQLRLPLDLFLVASANPEDYTNRGRIITPLKDRFGAEIRTHYPLDVDLELALIRQEADLVAEVPEHVLEVLARFARAVRESPSVDPRSGVSARFAIAAAETVAAAALRRSGLLAAGPAAEGVRPEAPVARVGDAVSVTSTLRGKVEFESGEEGRETEILAHLLRTATAEAFRARLAGLDLSGFTALVADGRVVETGELVSSAELLRQVGTVPGLAKVLDRLDLGDAPTPEEAAAGVEFVLEGLHLTRRLGKDVTESGRTVYGQG encoded by the coding sequence ATGTCTCCGTCTACGCGAGGGCGGACCACGAGCCGCGCTAGCGTTGGTCGGGTGACTGAGCCGAACCAGGTCCTCCCGGCCCCGCCCGCCGACCTGCCCGCCACCCTCGGGGCGCTGCGGGCGGCCGGGCACCGCCACCGCACGGTCAAGCAGGAACTCCGCGACAACCTCCTCGCCCGGATGCGCACGGGCGAGGAGCGCTTTCCGGGCATCGTCGGGTACGACGACACGGTGCTGCCCGAGGTCGAGCGGGCGCTGCTCGCCGGCCACGACATGGTGCTGCTCGGCGAGCGCGGCCAGGGCAAGACCCGGCTGATCCGCTCCCTGGTCGCCCTGCTCGACGAGTGGACCCCGGTCATTCCCGGCTCGGTGCTCAACGAGCATCCCATGCGCCCGCTCACCCCGGCCGCCCGGGCGCTGGTCGCCGAGCGCGGCGACGACCTGCCGATCGGCTGGCTGCACCGCTCGGTGCGGTACGGCGAGAAGCTGGCCACCCCCGACACCAGCGTCGGCGACCTAATCGGTGACGTGGACCCGGTCCGGGTGGCCCAGGGGCGCACCCTCGGCGACCCGGAGACGATCCACTTCGGGTTGGTGCCGCGCACCAACCGGGGGATCTTCGCCGTCAACGAGCTGCCGGACCTGGCCGAGCGGATCCAGGTGGCGCTGCTCAACGTGCTGGAGGAGCGGGACATCCAGGTCCGCGGCTACCAGCTGCGGCTGCCGCTCGACCTGTTCCTGGTGGCCAGCGCCAACCCGGAGGACTACACCAACCGGGGCCGGATCATCACCCCGCTGAAGGACCGCTTCGGCGCGGAGATCCGTACCCACTACCCGCTCGACGTGGACCTGGAGCTGGCGCTGATCCGGCAGGAGGCCGACCTGGTGGCCGAGGTACCGGAGCACGTGCTGGAGGTCCTCGCCCGGTTCGCCCGGGCGGTGCGCGAGTCGCCGTCGGTGGACCCGCGCTCCGGCGTCTCGGCCCGGTTCGCCATCGCCGCCGCGGAGACCGTCGCCGCCGCCGCGCTGCGCCGCTCCGGCCTGCTCGCCGCCGGTCCGGCCGCCGAGGGGGTACGCCCCGAGGCCCCGGTCGCCCGCGTGGGCGACGCCGTGTCGGTGACCTCCACGCTGCGCGGCAAGGTGGAGTTCGAGAGCGGTGAGGAGGGGCGGGAGACGGAGATCCTGGCCCACCTGCTGCGGACCGCCACGGCCGAGGCGTTCCGGGCCCGGCTCGCGGGGCTGGACCTGTCCGGCTTCACCGCCCTCGTGGCGGACGGCAGGGTGGTCGAGACCGGCGAGCTGGTCTCCTCGGCCGAGTTGCTGCGCCAGGTCGGCACGGTGCCCGGGTTGGCCAAGGTGCTCGACCGGCTCGACCTGGGCGACGCCCCGACGCCGGAGGAGGCGGCGGCCGGCGTCGAGTTCGTCCTGGAGGGGCTGCACCTGACCCGCCGGCTGGGCAAGGACGTCACCGAGTCCGGGCGCACCGTCTACGGCCAGGGCTGA